A DNA window from Vigna angularis cultivar LongXiaoDou No.4 chromosome 1, ASM1680809v1, whole genome shotgun sequence contains the following coding sequences:
- the LOC108321899 gene encoding probable 3-hydroxyisobutyrate dehydrogenase-like 2, mitochondrial, translating to MGTLYPNPILPSETRIGWVGIGVMGFAMASRLLSAGYSLTFYARNPSHPNALALQSRGATQAQSPAQLAQLSDILFTMVGHPSDVRAILLDSILPVLRPNSVTVDTTSSHPELARTISSKARELGTWAIDAPVSGGDIGARDGTLAIFAAGEENVVEWLHPIFSILGKETYVGPAGCGQSCKIANQITIGANLVGLSEGLVFAKHAGLDLKQFVEGIRNGAAGSKALEIFGERMIEGDFRPGGFAEYQVKDLGMGVDVVEGAKDDDVVVLPGASLWKQLFTSMVANGQGKLGTQGIISVIERINGMNQ from the coding sequence ATGGGAACGCTGTACCCGAACCCCATTTTGCCATCCGAAACCCGAATCGGATGGGTCGGAATCGGCGTAATGGGCTTTGCCATGGCCTCTCGCCTTCTGTCGGCGGGCTACAGTCTCACCTTCTACGCCCGTAACCCCTCCCACCCCAACGCCCTCGCTCTCCAATCCCGAGGCGCCACCCAGGCCCAATCCCCGGCCCAACTTGCCCAACTCTCCGACATTCTTTTCACCATGGTGGGCCATCCCTCCGACGTCCGCGCCATCCTCCTTGACTCCATCCTCCCGGTCCTCCGCCCCAACTCCGTCACCGTCGACACCACCAGCTCCCACCCGGAGCTCGCTCGCACAATCTCCTCCAAGGCCCGCGAACTCGGCACCTGGGCTATCGACGCTCCCGTCTCCGGAGGCGATATCGGCGCGCGCGACGGCACTCTGGCGATCTTCGCGGCGGGGGAGGAAAATGTGGTGGAGTGGCTCCACCCTATCTTCTCGATCCTGGGGAAGGAAACCTACGTGGGCCCCGCGGGGTGCGGGCAGAGCTGCAAGATCGCGAACCAGATAACGATCGGCGCGAATTTGGTTGGGCTGAGCGAGGGTTTGGTTTTCGCGAAGCACGCGGGGTTGGACTTGAAGCAATTCGTGGAAGGTATCAGAAACGGTGCTGCGGGTTCTAAAGCGTTGGAGATATTTGGGGAGAGAATGATTGAAGGGGATTTCCGACCAGGTGGGTTTGCAGAGTACCAGGTTAAGGATTTGGGAATGGGAGTTGATGTTGTTGAAGGAGCCAAAGACGATGACGTTGTTGTGTTGCCTGGGGCTTCCTTATGGAAACAGCTGTTTACTAGTATGGTGGCCAATGGACAGGGAAAGCTTGGCACGCAAGGGATTATCTCTGTCATTGAGAGGATCAATGGGATGAATCAATGA
- the LOC108321877 gene encoding glutelin type-A 2 translates to MELDLTPKSAQPLFEGDGGGYYTWYNSQMPILATTFVGAGRLLLHPRGFAFPHYADSSKVGYVIQGSDGVVGMVLPDGKEEVVVKLKEGDVIAVPVGAVSWWFNDGDTDLIIVFLGETSKALIPGQFTYFLLTGAVGVIGGFSSELTSKVYNFDKDEVQKFTKSQADLFIVKLDKNQTLPKPQVDITKKLVYNIDGAEPENVVEKAGLVKTLTEKEFPFIGDTGLSLIRVKLEAGAVKAPSYATTTAIQLIYIARGSGKIEIVDSNGKSALDTHVKAGDLFVVPQLFVVAKIAGEETMECYSITTTTKPLFEELAGKGSIWEKLSSSIQEIGLNVDSEFISKIKKSSDLIPPSY, encoded by the exons ATGGAGTTGGATTTAACACCAAAATCAGCACAACCACTGTTTGAGGGAGATGGTGGAGGTTACTACACTTGGTATAATTCTCAAATGCCAATTCTCGCTACGACTTTTGTGGGTGCTGgtcgtcttcttcttcacccTCGCGGCTTTGCCTTTCCTCATTATGCAGATTCATCCAAAGTAGGTTATGTCATTCAAG GGAGTGATGGAGTAGTTGGGATGGTTCTCCCCGACGGCAAAGAAGAGGTGGTTGTGAAACTTAAGGAAGGAGACGTTATAGCAGTACCTGTTGGAGCTGTCTCCTGGTGGTTCAACGATGGAGACACAGATCTGATCATTGTTTTTCTTGGAGAAACTTCAAAGGCTCTTATTCCTGGTCAATTCACCTATTTCCTTCTAACTGGAGCTGTAGGAGTTATAGGAGGTTTCTCATCTGAGCTCACCAGCAAAGTCTATAACTTTGACAAAGATGAGGTTCAAAAGTTCACAAAAAGTCAAGCTGATCTTTTCATTGTTAAACTAGACAAAAATCAGACACTGCCTAAACCCCAGGTTGACATAACCAAAAAGTTAGTGTATAATATAGATGGTGCAGAGCCAGAAAATGTTGTTGAAAAAGCTGGATTGGTGAAAACTTTAACGGAGAAAGAGTTCCCTTTTATCGGGGACACTGGTTTGAGTTTGATTAGAGTGAAACTTGAAGCTGGTGCTGTTAAGGCTCCTTCATATGCAACAACCACTGCGATTCAATTGATTTACATTGCCAGAGGAAGTGGCAAGATTGAAATTGTGGACTCTAATGGAAAATCTGCATTAGACACTCATGTTAAGGCTGGTGATTTGTTTGTGGTCCCGCAACTTTTTGTCGTGGCTAAAATTGCAGGAGAAGAAACCATGGAATGTTACTCCATTACAACAACTACAAA GCCTTTGTTTGAGGAGTTGGCAGGGAAGGGTTCGATCTGGGAAAAGTTGTCATCTTCGATTCAAGAAATTGGTCTTAACGTGGATTCAGAATTCATATCTAAGATCAAGAAATCCAGTGATCTCATTCCACCCTCGTATTAG
- the LOC108321898 gene encoding kinetochore protein NUF2 homolog: MAASNYEYPRLQRPEIVAILAQFQIANVTEQELAKPNPDLVSELYTRVLFHLGILLEEDNEQLDFDALEHLENPDFHVESVRAVILFNRIKEVLADIECPGKFTFADLLAPDSHRTDIFLGALLNFFLYRDTKMNTVSESVNEFNALELQHEELESKMLHLKGEIAECNEAREREMPLVQEEAAKVNELKQSIEALNKHQSSLRSTLKKLKDRTAEMDQKISNAEFTLVQNVQENANLRSKIAQSPDKVQRALEEKKLAREEARNAKSLARQAFHEKTALVEVFSKVYKKMSKHFKLMQDIQEQVNSGKSIEKELKTLKAKLSDEEMLEKSLEARLVERKSKVEQMEELMKQTEKECNTMRDEATKYLSSTKSEVESKSFSMEMRQRNVEAVLSEADAINSKIASEKESAAVEVERLCRKCEELVEAFHKYANPIADVIESGQKGLEAAQVG, encoded by the exons ATGGCCGCATCGAATTACGAATACCCAAGGCTCCAGCGGCCGGAAATAGTCGCAATCTTAGCGCAGTTTCAGATTGCCAATGTGACGGAACAGGAACTCGCCAAACCCAACCCTGACTTGGTCTCCGAGCTCTACACCCGCGTCCTCTTCCACCTCGGCATTCTCCTCGA AGAAGACAACGAGCAACTCGACTTTGACGCCCTAGAGCATCTTGAAAATCCTGATTTCCACGTTGAATCCGTTCGCGCCGTCATACTCTTCAACAGGATAAAGGAGGTTCTCGCAGACATCGAATGCCCTGGCAAATTCACCTTCGCCGATCTCCTTGCGCCGGATTCTCACCGGACAGACATCTTCCTCGGCGCTCTTCTCAATTTCTTCCTCTACAG GGACACGAAAATGAACACAGTGTCTGAGAGCGTGAACGAATTTAACGCTCTGGAGTTGCAGCATGAGGAGTTGGAGAGCAAGATGCTGCAT TTGAAAGGGGAGATTGCGGAATGCAATGAGGCGAGGGAGAGAGAAATGCCTCTTGTTCAGGAGGAGGCGGCGAAAGTTAACGAGCTGAAGCAATCGATTGAGGCGCTGAACAAGCACCAGAGTTCGTTGAGGAGTACTTTGAAGAAGTTGAAAGATAGGACTGCGGAAATGGATCAGAAG ATTTCTAATGCTGAATTTACATTGGTACAAAACGTTCAAGAAAATGCAAATCTACGTTCAAAAATTGCCCAGTCACCTGATAAAGTACAg AGAGCTttagaggaaaaaaaattagcTCGAGAGGAGGCAAGGAACGCTAAAAGTTTAGCAAGGCAAGCTTTTCACGAGAAGACTGCCCTCGTTGAAGTTTTTTCCAAG gTGTATAAGAAAATGTCAAAACACTTCAAGCTGATGCAGGATATACAAGAACAG GTAAATTCTGGTAAATCTATTGAAAAAGAACTTAAAACATTGAAAGCTAAACTTAGCGATGAAGAAATGTTGGAGAAGTCACTTGAGGCCAGACTggttgaaagaaaaagtaaag TTGAGCAGATGGAAGAACTAATGAAGCAAACGGAGAAAGAGTGCAATACTATGCGGGACGAAGCAACTAAATATTTAAGCAGTACAAAATCAGAGGTGGAATCTAAGTCTTTTTCTATGGAAATGAGGCAGAGAAATGTGGAGGCTGTGCTATCTGAG GCCGACgcaataaatagtaaaattgcATCAGAAAAAGAATCTGCAGCAGTTGAAGTGGAGCGGTTATGCCGCAAATGTGAAGAGTTAGTGGAAGCG TTTCACAAGTATGCAAATCCGATTGCAGATGTGATTGAATCTGGGCAAAAAGGACTCGAGGCCGCTCAAGTGGGTTGA